Sequence from the Sulfuricurvum sp. IAE1 genome:
TCCCCCGCTTCACCTTCGAAAAATTCCCCGAAGCCGAGTCGACCCTTACGACGAGCATGAAATCGGTCGGGGAAGCAATGGCCATCGGGCGCACCTTCAAAGAGTCGGTCCAAAAAGCCCTCTGCTCGCTCGAAACCGGTCTGTGCGGCTTCGATCCGATCAGTGCCGATCCCGAATTCATCAAACATGAAATCCGCCGCCCCAACGCCGAGCGGATCCTCTACGTCGCTCAGGGCTTCCGCATGGGCCTCTCAGTCGAGGATATTTTCGAACTCTCCAAAATCGACCCGTGGTTCCTGAACCAGATCGAAGAGATCGTGGCGCAGGAAGCGAACGTCACTGCGGCAACCCTCTCGGACGAAGCACAGCTTCGCCGTCTCAAAACCGAAGGGTTCTCGGACAAGATGATCGCCAAACTGATTGCCCAAAACGGCGGAAGCGCGACGGAACTCGACGTTTACAACGCCCGCAAAGCGCTGGGAATCGCTTTTGAATACAATGAAGTCGATACGTGTGCGGCCGAATTCGGTTCGCTGACACCGTATCTGTACTCGACCACCAACATCACCCGCCTCGGGCTTCAGGCCCCCAGAGCCAGCGACAAGAAAAAAGTGATGATCCTCGGCGGCGGACCGAACCGGATCGGTCAGGGTATCGAGTTCGACTACTGCTGCGTCCACGCCTCATTCGCACTCAAAGAGATGGGGATCGAGACCATTATGGTCAACTGTAACCCCGAAACCGTCTCGACCGACTACGACACCTCCGACGTCCTCTACTTCGAACCGATCGATTTCGAGCACGTCAGAGCGATCGTCGAAGCCGAACAGCCTGATGGTATCATCGTCCATTTCGGAGGGCAGACGCCGCTTAAACTGGCCAACGGTCTTCACGCGATCGGCGCGAAAATCGCCGGAACCTCGGCGGAGGTCATCGATCTGGCTGAAAACCGCGAAAAATTCTCGGCATTCGTCGTTGAAAAAGGGCTCAAACAGCCCGAAAACGGTCTGTCGATGACCAAAGAAGGGGCATTCGAAATCGCGCAGCGACTCGGCTATCCCGTTCTTGTGCGTCCTTCTTACGTTCTGGGCGGGCGCGCGATGCGGATCGTCTACAACGAAGACGAACTGCGCACCTATATGGACGTCGCGGTCTCGGTGAGCAACGATTCTCCCGTCCTCGTCGACAAATTCCTCGACCAGGCGGTGGAACTCGACGTCGATGCGATCAGCGACGGTACCGAGGTCTACATCGGATCGGTCATGCAGCACATCGAAGAGGCCGGGATCCATTCAGGCGACAGCGCGTGTTCGCTCCCGCCGGTGGGCCTCACTCCCGAACTCAAAGCGCAGGTCGAGGCACAGACCAAGACAATCGCGCTCGGGCTGGGCGTCATCGGTCTTCTGAACATCCAGTACGCCATCTATCAAAACGAAATCTACCTGATCGAAGTCAATCCGCGCGCTTCGCGCACCGTTCCTTTCGTCTCCAAAGCGACGGGAATGCCGCTGGCAAAAGTCGCGACGCGCGTCATGATGGGCGAAAAGCTCCGCGACGCCCTCAAATACTACGATCACTACAATATCGTGATGGAAGAGAACGGTCTGCTCAAACCGCGCCTCAAAGGACACGTCGCGATCAAAGAAGCGGTTTTCCCGTTCAATAAACTCTACGGTGCCGACCTCGTTCTCAGCCCCGAAATGAAATCGACGGGCGAAGTAATGGGGATCAGCGCCAACTTCGGTGTCAGTTTCGCCAAAAGCCAGCTCGCGGCAGGAAACAAAATCCCGACGTCGGGAACCTGCTTTTTGTCATTTATCGACGGCGACAAAAAACACGCCCCCGAAATTGCCCGCGGGCTCCACAATCAGGGCTTCCGGCTGATCGCGACGCGCGGAACCCAGAAGATCATCGAAGATGCGGGAATCCCGTGCGAAGCGGTTCTCAAAATCTCCGAAGGTCGCCCGAACATCGAAGACGTCATGAAAAACGGCGAAATCGCCCTGGCGATCAACACATCTGATAACCAGACGGCCAAAAAAGACGCCGAACAGATCCGCCAGATCGTCTTGCGTATGGGGATTCCTTATTTCACGACACTGAGCGCGGCGCGCGCCGCCATCGAAGCGATGGGGCACATGAGCGACGAGAGCTGGATGTCTCCGAACGCGCTGCAAGACTATCTCCGCTCGTAACATGAGCCTTTATCTCGCGCAGACCGACACCACCGTCGGTTTTCTCTCCCAAGACGCCGGACGCCTCTTTGAAGCCAAAGGGCGCGATCAGAACAAACCATTTTTAAAAGTCTTCTGCGAGCTGCACGTCCTCAAAGCGCAATTGCGCGTCCCCCTTGTCCACAGACGCCGCGTGCGCCATGCGCGAAAAACCACATTTATCGTCAAGAACCAGGCATTCCGCTACGTAACCGAACCCGAACACGCCCGATTCCTCCGTCCTCACGGATGGTTTTACTCCACGTCGGCCAATGCCAGCGGAGCCTCGTTCGATCCCGATTTTTGCCGTGAGAGGGCAAACCGGATCGTCGAAGATGCTCGGGGGCTGAGCGAACAGCCCTCCTCGAAAATTTACCGTTTGGGCCGCACCCGTCTCAAACGGATCCGATAACCATAATACAGGAGTCATCATGAAACACGTTTTTAATGCCAAATCCGCTTTTCTGGGTTCATTCGGACTCATCCTCATCAATGCCCTCACCGGATGCCAGAGCGCACCCGAAGAGCAACCCGCCGAAGAACAGGCACAGGCCAAAAACAAATTCCTCGTCGTCGAGCAGCTCACCAACGGCAAATACGTCATCGTCGAAGAGATGCCGACCGAAGGACCGAGCCGCGCCATTATCCGCGAAACGGACGAAAACGGCACCGTCCACGAACGGGTCCTTACCGAAGCGGAGATGAAAGAGCTGGCCGACCAGGAATACAAAAAAATGGAAGCCGGGCAATCCGAGCTCAATGCCGAACCCTCCGGCGAAGGGATGGGACTTGCCGGAACGATCCTCGCCGCGGCGGGGGGAGCTTTGCTTGGGAACATGATCGGAAACGCCCTGATGAACAACGCCAACGTCCGCAAACACCAGGACATGTCGAACCGTTCGGGCTATTACCGTTCTACCTCCGGCGGCACCCCGACGTCGACCGGATCTACCCAGAAAAAAAGCTACTTCGGCAATACCGCTTCCTCATCGACAACCTCCAGCAGCAGCTACGGAGGCTAAAGAATGGTTGCCCTCGAAAAAGTCGCCCCGATCGATGACCGCGTCCTTGAACAAATCGGATTTCACTGGCACACCGATGCCGAGTCGGGAAAATACGTCGCTGACGAACTCGTCGTCGTCACCGACGCCGAAGCCGAAGCCTACTACGAAGCGGTCAACGATATCTACGACATGTACGCCACCGCCGCTCAGCACGTTATCGACAACAACCTGTTTTTCGACCTCGGCATCCCTTTCAATCTCGTCGAAACGATCAAGAAAAGCTGGGAAAGCGACGTCCACTGGCATCTCTACGGACGCTTCGACCTCGCCGGGGGGATCGACGGCGCACCGATCAAACTGATCGAATTCAATGCCGACACTCCGACCGCCCTTTTCGAGACGGCCATCATCCAGTGGGCGATACTCAAACACAACCGCATGGACGAAGATCGGCAGTTCAACAACGTCTATTCGGCCATCAGCGACAATTTCCGCCGTCTGATTACCTTGTTTGACGATCCCGGGCTGTTCGAACGTTATTACGAAGGGTGGAAAATTCTCTTCAGCTCTGTCAGCGGCAACATCGAAGAGGAACAAACGGTCCGGCTGCTGCAGCAGATGGCAATCGATGCCGGATTCGAAACGGGGTTCGAGCCCCTCGGCGGCGTCAAATTCGACGATGAGGGGATCTACGATTCCCATGAATATCCCTACGAATACTGGTTCAAGCTCTACCCGTGGGAAGATATCGCCATCGAAGAACCCGAACTCGCAACCCAGCTTCAATCGATCATGGCTAACCAGAAGGCGATCATCCTCAACCCCGCCTACACCCTGCTGTTCCAGTCCAAAGGTATGATGAAGATCCTGTGCGATCTTTTCCCCGATTCTCCCTACCTCCTCAAAACGTCCTTCGAACCACTCAAGGGGGTTCCGTACGTCGAGAAACGGATGTTCGGGCGCGAGGGATCGAATGTCAGAATCCATGACGCGGCCGGAAACGTTACCGCTTCCAACGGCGGCCCCTACGGCAATTTCAAACCGGTCTACCAAGAATACGTCGAATTCCCCCGCGATACACACGGGAACGCCTACCAGGCGGGAGTGTTCTTCGCCTACGAAGCGTGCGGGCTCGGATTCCGCCGCGGAGGGGCCATTCTGGACAATCTCTCCAAATTCGTCGGGCACGTGCTGAGATGATCGTCTGCGCCTGCCGAAGCGTCACGCTCGAAGAGATCATCGAAGCGATGGAACGCCACGGCAACGACGCCGAAACGATCCGAAGCATCACCTGCGTGGGACAGGGATGCACCGAATGCCTCGATCCTGCCTGCGGCGACGTCGATCTCCCTTTCCCCTACGCGCTCCTCAACGCCGAAGCCATCTTGGAGCGTTCCTGACTTTAGCGTACCTCTTTGCGATTCATCCTCGCTTGTACGTCGTTCGAAATGTTCATCAGCGCAAACGTAACGATAAAAATCATCAGCCCCGGAAAGAAACTGACCCACCATGCAATGTCGATCACCTCTTTTCCGGTGCTGAGGATGCTCCCCCAGCTCATCTGGGGCGGTGTGATCCCAAGCCCCAGAAACGACAGTCCCGATTCAGCCAGAATCGCCCCCCCTACCCCGAACGTGAAACTCACCAGCACGATCGGAGAAAGAAGCGGCGCATAATATTTAAAAATGATCTTGAGCGGGTTGACCCCCGCGATACGCAGGATACGGATAAACGGCTTTGACGAAATCGCAAAACTCTCCGAACGGATCAGACGCGCGGTGCTCATCCATCCCGTTACCGAGATAATGACGATCAGCACCCAGATCGACGCATTGACGTAGGTAACCAGCGTCAGCAGCAAAAACAGGGTCGGAAACGTCAAAAACAAATCGACGACGACAATAAAAAGCTTATCAAACCCTCCCCGCAGCAGCGCGGCACTGACTCCGTACATCAGCCCGATCAGAGTCGAAAAAAGAGCGCTTCCCAGACCGATCAACAGCGATACCTGGCCCCCTTCCATCAGACGTGCGAGCATATCCCGCCCCAAACGGTCAGTACCGAACCAATAAGTTGACGAGGGGGGAAGGAGAATAGCGTTCGGATTGAAATACTGCGGATCGACCGTATAGAAAAAAGGGCCGAAAAAAGAAAAAAGGATGACCCCCGCAAGGGAGACCATACTAAAGAGGCTCATTACTGCTTCAGCCCCAGGAGCGTCTGCATCATCTGGTCGATCGTCGTAATGACTTTGGCGGCGGCGCCGTAAGAGGTCTGATAACGGATGAGATTCGCCATCTCTTCGTCGATGCTCACCTTAGAGATCGAGTCGTATTCTTGCTGGATGGCACTGAATTGCGCGGTAATCGTATCGTTGCTCAGAATAACCGAGTTCGTAGTCGTCCCCACCGTGGTAACCAGCGCATCGTAATATCCGTAGAGGGTGTCATCCGTCGTTTGGGCATCCTGCATAAAATTGACACGAGAGAATTGCAGCTCAACCATGGCAAGCGCCGTTTGGGAATCCCCTTCCACGGGTGACTTGAATCCCCGGATTTTGGTAACGTCGTTTTTGATATCGATATTGAGATCGATGTTTTTGGCACTGTCGCCGTCGAAAAAGCGGCTCAGCCCGGTTACACCGGCAAAATTCGTGCCGTTGTCTTCGATGGCAAAAGTATACCCCTGCTCTGCCAGCCCGCTTCCCGCTTTGAAATCGATGCGGAGAATATTCTGAGCCGTACCGAACTGCGCTTCGAGCATGTCGTCGATGTCGTTGAGCGCATTCCCGTCTCCGGTGTCGTCCTGAACCGCATTGAGCTGTCCGACGATGCTGTTGGCAGGAGGTGCGGGCATCGATCCCATGACCGTCGCATCGTCGATCGTAACCGTACGACGGGCGGCGACATTCCCGTTGATATCGTATACGACGATATCAAAGGTTCCGGCGCTGAAATTTTTCCCCGTCGTCAGCAGCGTCTGGGAATCTGCATAAGCCTGCGACGTCGACTGCATCGATGTCGTCGCGCTTTGCGCGTAGAGGTTGTTGGTCGCTTCGATCAATCCGGCCGCAAACGTGTCGAGATTATCGATGGTCTTTTGCAAAAAACCGTTTTCGAATTCTCCGTCAGCTCCGATGATCGATCCGCGTAATTCGAGCAGCGCCCCGACTTTTCCCCCGCGTACATCCTGTGCAAACGGCATCTGGACTCCGTCTTGGCGTTCAAAGTAAAGGGTGTTATATCCTTTTGAACTGCTCGCGCTTTCGATGCCGATCGGGTGGAAGTTCGAACCGTCAACGATGTTGAAGCCGCCGACGAGGATCGTATAGCCCCCCTCTTCGACTGCGATATTGCTGTCAATCGAATTGTTGGTCTTTGCACCTTCCACAACCGTTTTTGCCCCGATCAGTTTCGAGAGGGTCATCTCGAGCTGCGTTCGCTGGTCTCTGAGATCGTTGGCGTTGTTGATCCCTCCGGCTTCGGCTTCGTTGATTGATTTGTTCAGTCCCGCAATTTTTTCGGCGATACGGTTGACCTCTTCGATATTGATTTTAACCTGGTCGTTGATCGAACTCTGTAGCGCCGCAATCTGGTCGCGCGTCTGGTTGACATGCTGAGTCAGCGTCTGTGCCAGTTGAGCAAGAGAAACTTTCAACGCACTGTTGCCCGGATTATTCGCCAGGGCCTGCCATCCGTTGAAGTAATTCTGAAGGTCCGATTTGATCCCGATGTTGTCGATATCGGGAAAATAGGTCGAGAGTTCTTCCAGATGCTTTTTCATGGTGTCCGAATACGATTTGGACTGTGCCGTATTGGAATAACGGTTAAACACGAACGAATCGTAGATACGGACGATTTCGGTAATCTGGGTACCGTTACCGCGCTGTCCGGGATCGACGCTGACGGGAAACGCGGTCGACGTTACGACCCGCTGGCGGGAATACCCTTCGGTTTCGGCGTTGGAAATATTATGACCGGTCGTATCGATCCCGATCTGGGCGGCATTAAGGCCGGTATAACCGATATGAAGGGCATTGAAGATGGAGGCCATTTTACGCTCTCACTTCCAAAAATGACGCGTCGGCGGACGCGACTTTTTGATACCCTTCCATTTGCGTCGGAACGACACGTTCGAGAAGAGTATTGTAAAAAGCCCCGACGCTTAAAACCATTTTCGCGTAACGCTGGTTGACTTCGCGGAGTTTTGCGAGGTTTTCTTTAAGAAGATCGAGAAGCTGATGTTGTTCGTCATCGAGAAGTTCGAAAAGCGCTTTGGAAGGCTCGGCGGTCATCAGTTTCGAAATTTCGCGATCGATCATCGCTTTTTTGTTTTCAAAACTTTTGATTTTTTCTTCTTTGATCGCCAACCGTTCGAACTGGGTATTATGCTTGGCCTGCTTTATATCGGCGATGTCTTCTTCAGACAATGCGATAAGGGCTTCCAGTTCTTTTATAGCGCTTTTCAACTGATACGACAACATCATAAACTCCTGTTTGGTTTAAGTCAGCTCTTGCGCGATGCGCTTGGCCAACGCTTCGATATCGACACGGTATTCGCCTTTTTCGATCGAAGATTTTATCTCTTCGATCCGGCTGGTGTCACCTTGTTTGGAAACCGACTGAGAGGATTTTTCCTGTTCTTTCGGCTTAAGCGACGTTTCTTGGTAAACGCCTTTCATGATTGAGCTGTTCACACTTGAGATCATGGTGAATCCTTCCGGTTTGTCCGTTTATGATGTCTATCTACCATATCGGCAAACACTCCGAAAAATTTAGTTTTTTACCCCTTTTTGACTCAAATGTTCAAACAGCATTTGCGAAAATCCGAATCCCCCCGCACTGGCGTTGGAAAGTTCCTCACGGTACATCGATTTGAAGATTTTGTCTCCCGGATCATTGGCGCTGAAAAGGTTTTTTTCATCCTTCATCGCTTCATCGAGCAACATCTTCACGATGATCGCTTCAAACTGATCGGTTTTTTCTTTGAGGATTGCGTCCCCTTCTTTCGTCCCCACCGTCGGAACGGGTTTTTGGTACTGTACGTGTGAAACGTCCATCAGATCACCTCCAGGTCTACGGTAATGGCACCGGCGCTTTTCATCGCCTGCAAAATCGCGATCATCTCTTTAGGGGTTGCCCCCAGTTTCTGGAGCGAACGGGCGATGTTCGCGACTGTCGTCGTCCCTTTTTCGGTGTATATTTCGTTTTCGTTCAACCCGATGACAAGGCTTTTATCCATCGCGACGCTTCCGGCGGGCTTTGCCACATTATCCTGCGACAACACTTTAACCGTCATGTCTCCTTGCGTAATAACAACGGGTTTGACTTCGACGTCAACTCCCGCAACGATGGTTCCCGTCCGCTCGTTGATGATGATTTTGGGCTCCTGGGCGTAGTTGACGTCCAGGTTCTGCACTTCGGCCAGAAACTCGACCATCGAACGGTTTTTGGGAAGTTGGAGTTTGATCGTACGGGAATCGAGCGCGGTCGCGACTTCGCTGCGGTAGCGGGCGTTAACGGCATTCTGAATGGCGACCGCGTTGCTGAAATTCGATGTTTTCAGTGAAAGCGTCGCGTTTTGCTGGTGGTAAAGGTCCTGCTGGATTTCGCGTTCGACAAGGCCGCCGCCGTACACCATCCCGGCGGTCGGATGCGATTCTGAACCCGCACCCCGCTCGTTTTTACCGCCGATGCTCACCGGTCCCTGTGCGAGTGCGTAGATTTTTCCGTCCACCCCTTTGAGCGGGGTCATCAACAGCGTCCCGCCCTCGAGCGATTTCGCATCGCCGATCGATGAAACGACGACGTCGAACGTGTCCCCCTGACGGGCGAACGGGGCGAACTTGGCCGTAACGACGACCGCCGCGACATTTTTGGATTTGATGTCGACCGGGTTCATATCGATGTTCATCGCTTTAAGCATGTTGGCAATCGACTGGAGGGTAAATTTAGAGGTGGTCCCGTCCCCGGTTTTTTTCAGACCGACGACAAGCGAGTAGCCGATGATCTGGTTGTCGCGCACCCCTACGACGTTGGCAAGTTCACCGACGCGGGCGGCCTGCAGTGATGAAAGGAGTAAAAAAAACGCTACGATGACTTTCATGCTTATCCTTTGAAACGTGCAAAGAAAAAGCAAAGTTCATTCCACTTCTTCGGAAGCGGAACCATGAAGGATACTCAGGCGTAGTAAGTCAGTGACGTTTTTCCGAATTTTT
This genomic interval carries:
- the carB gene encoding carbamoyl-phosphate synthase large subunit, with the protein product MPKRDDIKTILLIGSGPIVIGQACEFDYSGTQAVKTLKELGYRVVLINSNPATIMTDPEFADRTYIEPIKPEIIAEIIKKENVDAILPTMGGQTALNAAMQMFEKGMLEGIEFLGANPAAIKKGEDRQAFKEAMIKIGMDLPISRYAYNMEEALAAAEEIGFPIIIRASYTLAGGGSGVAYNIDEFKLLAQRGLDESPITEILIEESLLGWKEYEMEVIRDRNDNCIIVCSIENLDPMGVHTGDSITIAPALTLTDKEYQRMRDASFAILREIGVDTGGSNVQFSVNPKTGRMIVIEMNPRVSRSSALASKATGYPIAKVATLLAVGFTLDEITNDITGTPAAFEPVIDYIVTKLPRFTFEKFPEAESTLTTSMKSVGEAMAIGRTFKESVQKALCSLETGLCGFDPISADPEFIKHEIRRPNAERILYVAQGFRMGLSVEDIFELSKIDPWFLNQIEEIVAQEANVTAATLSDEAQLRRLKTEGFSDKMIAKLIAQNGGSATELDVYNARKALGIAFEYNEVDTCAAEFGSLTPYLYSTTNITRLGLQAPRASDKKKVMILGGGPNRIGQGIEFDYCCVHASFALKEMGIETIMVNCNPETVSTDYDTSDVLYFEPIDFEHVRAIVEAEQPDGIIVHFGGQTPLKLANGLHAIGAKIAGTSAEVIDLAENREKFSAFVVEKGLKQPENGLSMTKEGAFEIAQRLGYPVLVRPSYVLGGRAMRIVYNEDELRTYMDVAVSVSNDSPVLVDKFLDQAVELDVDAISDGTEVYIGSVMQHIEEAGIHSGDSACSLPPVGLTPELKAQVEAQTKTIALGLGVIGLLNIQYAIYQNEIYLIEVNPRASRTVPFVSKATGMPLAKVATRVMMGEKLRDALKYYDHYNIVMEENGLLKPRLKGHVAIKEAVFPFNKLYGADLVLSPEMKSTGEVMGISANFGVSFAKSQLAAGNKIPTSGTCFLSFIDGDKKHAPEIARGLHNQGFRLIATRGTQKIIEDAGIPCEAVLKISEGRPNIEDVMKNGEIALAINTSDNQTAKKDAEQIRQIVLRMGIPYFTTLSAARAAIEAMGHMSDESWMSPNALQDYLRS
- a CDS encoding Sua5 YciO YrdC YwlC family protein, which gives rise to MSLYLAQTDTTVGFLSQDAGRLFEAKGRDQNKPFLKVFCELHVLKAQLRVPLVHRRRVRHARKTTFIVKNQAFRYVTEPEHARFLRPHGWFYSTSANASGASFDPDFCRERANRIVEDARGLSEQPSSKIYRLGRTRLKRIR
- a CDS encoding glutathionylspermidine synthase family protein; translated protein: MVALEKVAPIDDRVLEQIGFHWHTDAESGKYVADELVVVTDAEAEAYYEAVNDIYDMYATAAQHVIDNNLFFDLGIPFNLVETIKKSWESDVHWHLYGRFDLAGGIDGAPIKLIEFNADTPTALFETAIIQWAILKHNRMDEDRQFNNVYSAISDNFRRLITLFDDPGLFERYYEGWKILFSSVSGNIEEEQTVRLLQQMAIDAGFETGFEPLGGVKFDDEGIYDSHEYPYEYWFKLYPWEDIAIEEPELATQLQSIMANQKAIILNPAYTLLFQSKGMMKILCDLFPDSPYLLKTSFEPLKGVPYVEKRMFGREGSNVRIHDAAGNVTASNGGPYGNFKPVYQEYVEFPRDTHGNAYQAGVFFAYEACGLGFRRGGAILDNLSKFVGHVLR
- a CDS encoding bacterioferritin-associated ferredoxin, which gives rise to MIVCACRSVTLEEIIEAMERHGNDAETIRSITCVGQGCTECLDPACGDVDLPFPYALLNAEAILERS
- a CDS encoding ABC transporter permease, giving the protein MSLFSMVSLAGVILFSFFGPFFYTVDPQYFNPNAILLPPSSTYWFGTDRLGRDMLARLMEGGQVSLLIGLGSALFSTLIGLMYGVSAALLRGGFDKLFIVVVDLFLTFPTLFLLLTLVTYVNASIWVLIVIISVTGWMSTARLIRSESFAISSKPFIRILRIAGVNPLKIIFKYYAPLLSPIVLVSFTFGVGGAILAESGLSFLGLGITPPQMSWGSILSTGKEVIDIAWWVSFFPGLMIFIVTFALMNISNDVQARMNRKEVR
- the flgK gene encoding flagellar hook-associated protein FlgK; its protein translation is MASIFNALHIGYTGLNAAQIGIDTTGHNISNAETEGYSRQRVVTSTAFPVSVDPGQRGNGTQITEIVRIYDSFVFNRYSNTAQSKSYSDTMKKHLEELSTYFPDIDNIGIKSDLQNYFNGWQALANNPGNSALKVSLAQLAQTLTQHVNQTRDQIAALQSSINDQVKINIEEVNRIAEKIAGLNKSINEAEAGGINNANDLRDQRTQLEMTLSKLIGAKTVVEGAKTNNSIDSNIAVEEGGYTILVGGFNIVDGSNFHPIGIESASSSKGYNTLYFERQDGVQMPFAQDVRGGKVGALLELRGSIIGADGEFENGFLQKTIDNLDTFAAGLIEATNNLYAQSATTSMQSTSQAYADSQTLLTTGKNFSAGTFDIVVYDINGNVAARRTVTIDDATVMGSMPAPPANSIVGQLNAVQDDTGDGNALNDIDDMLEAQFGTAQNILRIDFKAGSGLAEQGYTFAIEDNGTNFAGVTGLSRFFDGDSAKNIDLNIDIKNDVTKIRGFKSPVEGDSQTALAMVELQFSRVNFMQDAQTTDDTLYGYYDALVTTVGTTTNSVILSNDTITAQFSAIQQEYDSISKVSIDEEMANLIRYQTSYGAAAKVITTIDQMMQTLLGLKQ
- a CDS encoding flagellar biosynthesis anti-sigma factor FlgM; amino-acid sequence: MISSVNSSIMKGVYQETSLKPKEQEKSSQSVSKQGDTSRIEEIKSSIEKGEYRVDIEALAKRIAQELT
- a CDS encoding rod-binding protein, with amino-acid sequence MDVSHVQYQKPVPTVGTKEGDAILKEKTDQFEAIIVKMLLDEAMKDEKNLFSANDPGDKIFKSMYREELSNASAGGFGFSQMLFEHLSQKGVKN
- a CDS encoding flagellar basal body P-ring protein FlgI, with the protein product MKVIVAFFLLLSSLQAARVGELANVVGVRDNQIIGYSLVVGLKKTGDGTTSKFTLQSIANMLKAMNIDMNPVDIKSKNVAAVVVTAKFAPFARQGDTFDVVVSSIGDAKSLEGGTLLMTPLKGVDGKIYALAQGPVSIGGKNERGAGSESHPTAGMVYGGGLVEREIQQDLYHQQNATLSLKTSNFSNAVAIQNAVNARYRSEVATALDSRTIKLQLPKNRSMVEFLAEVQNLDVNYAQEPKIIINERTGTIVAGVDVEVKPVVITQGDMTVKVLSQDNVAKPAGSVAMDKSLVIGLNENEIYTEKGTTTVANIARSLQKLGATPKEMIAILQAMKSAGAITVDLEVI